tctaaatgaaataaaaaaataaatcaccacACAGCCTGAATTTTTAGTgcaacaacaattaaaaaaaaagtgtgatgtgGATTTCACACATATTCAAATCGAGGAGacgttttgtttgtgtgtatatgtctgaATTACACCTTGAAGTTTTATCAGAGCAGGAAtattctctccgtctcctctcatctccctgCAGGCTTTGAAGTGTAAGTAGTATTGTGTCTGAGAGATCTCTCCATTTGTTTGCCTCTGAAGTCTCCCGGCCCCCCTGCCATGCATTCACTAGAATTTACAAGGTGTGTCATTTAGCCTGCGTTGGTTTTCTAATCTTTTGAATTGCTGAGATCAAACGTGCTTCTTGTTCTCCTTCTTCAGAGCGTCTTGTTGGGATCACATGCTCTCTTTTGTTTCTGATAACAACTGATCACAGCTCAATGTATTAGGGTTGTAAACTGGTGTCATGTCACAGACTTACACTTAATAAGGTTTTATACCAggatccatgtttttttttctacccaCTATTCATTTATAATACATGTTCTGAGAATAAAAACTGGAGTTGAAGGTGCATCCCATAATCATTTGTATTGaattagagagaaaaaaaatattatctgAAATGTTCCTGATCACACGTGGTTCCTCCGACAGGAAAAGTTAAAGTCCCACTAACTGTGGTGTTAAAACAACAGATCACATCTTTTGACTTTAAAGAAGCAACACCACAGTGTAGAAATTGTGCATTCAAGTTATCCGTGTAGTGGCATCAAATTGTACTTAGTGATAGGGTCAAAAGTTAAAGTATGACAATTACCAATTTAAGCATATTtgtatacatatttatttaaagttagtAAAGATTTAGGCTAATTTAAACTTCTTGTATATTGCTGTGAAAATCAGtcttaaaaaaatacacaataatctgattgtttatttattcctcTCTGAAGTAAAATAGTGTGACAGTAGTATAAAAGCAGAGCACACCCCTGCCAGTAACCATCATGCCATACTACAAATGTCAAGTATTAAGTAAACAGATAAAAGGGAACTAAATAGATATAAATCAAAAGCCTATACAAATTTAAAAccctataaataaaaaaaaacaaatgaaaagaaacaggaagaataaataaatcacaataaatcaaaaggatttattttattactatttaatttatttcaattgcGGCATAAATAAAAGAAGCATTACCACAGTCAAAAATACCCGATTAACAATAAACTCCATATTCAAAACATACAAGTAAAGGGCGTCAGTATATCCTTATATATCAATGCATAATTATTATTACGGTAGCATTCATGTGCTTATAGTGTTTCATTGTTGCAGTCGGTTGTGTTGAAGCAATAACAGCTTATTTTATTTACCATGACAGTGCAGCATATTTACTAAACATTAGTagtgtgttattttgttgagtAACTGGTAAATatatgttttcaaaataaatgtagtgaGTTAATGAAAAGGTGCATAAAGTTGGATGAGATCCCTTCAGTAAAATGCAAGTTCCTCAGATTTGTACTCGATAGTACTGAAGTGAATGTAGCCCAGTTGTGATATGTTGTCAATTTGTTCATATGACGTCTATAACATAttatcatatacagtatattatatattacattttttaacactGAAGCTCTCCATATGATTTGGCTCAGTAACATGTTTCATGTGTGCACTAAATCTActttttttagattttcattaAATCTGCCTCGTCTGCAAACTTTTACTCCTCATAAAACACAGCATTAGTTTCCATCAGATTGGTGAAGACTTGTCAATCACTTGACtacaaaccacaaacacatgagTCCTTCGCCTTCCATTACATTGTTGTCTCCCTCTGGCAGCGATGCAGCCAATCGCCCGGCCGCATTGAAAGCTGAgaagatgggaggaggaggtcgaggaggaggaggaggaggaggaggaggagaaaaggggcAGGAGAGCTCGCGGGAGCTTTTCCTGTCTCATCTGATGTGAAGCTGCGGGAGAGGAGGCAGCGCGTTCATCCCGAGAGCTCACACACAAGAAACCTTGTGTTAAAACctcagccgcagcagcagcagcagcagggaccgAGCGGAAAGAAGCGAACGTGTGTGATCACTGGAGGAATCGAGGGATTACAAAGCCTGCATTTTACAACGCGCACTCCCGTGCGTAAAAATGACCCGACTCTCCAGCGTGCGTAACTAACGTGAGAAGCTTGTGCTCGCGGTTTGACTTGGAGAAACGACTGAAGTTTGGATCATACCTTGTTTTTGCGCAGTTTTTCTCTGAGGACTGTCGActgaagagggaaaaaagtAGTTCTGAGACGCACCGATCTGTCCAGGAGGGGGGTTTTTTTTGGAGACCGAGGACATGAGACTCTTTGCTGTGTGCGCGCTTCTGCTGTTCAAAGTAAGctacagatatttgctgattcAGTTAAACGTGCACCTTTTATCCCTCTAACGCCTTTATAACCTCTCATCGTCACAACACCACACTTGTTTTCAACTTTCCAAACGTTTAGAGATCCCAGGAGGTGTGTTTTTCTCACCACAGAGCCATATTTGATCAGTGTCGTGCCCCTCTGTTCCTGCTGGCGAATATGTTGCCAGTTTATATCCATCAGGGGAAAGATGTCTGCTTCGGGTCTCATTCTGTGTTCCTTGTTCTGTCTCTGATTACTAAACAAAAGTGATACGGGACAGTTCCTTACTTTGCTTTTGTCTCTCAACCTTACATTCTGGACTGTGGCCTAACTAACCTCCTCCACCCAGGCTCCTGTAGACCTCTGTGGCCATAAAACATCCTGGGAAAATATGTGGAgattctttgttttgtgtttacaaCTCAAACTGTGAAGTCAGTGTTCATTtgcaccccccccaccccccaccccactcacATGACATACTTCCATTCAGCAGCCGCCACAGCCAGAATGAGCCAGACATCTTGGAACATCAAGGCAAGAACTAAAACACAGAGGAGCGCACAATTTACCATTAAGCAACCAGTCCAGTGTGATAAATGAAGTATTTTATTACGGAGAAGTGATACTTCTGGTGTTTGATAGCGTATCATCAGGACAGGATCAGGGGAGAAGAAAGCCCCTGACTTCACAGTTGCAGACAATAATTTGACACTCATCCACCTCAAAAATCCCACTGGGCTTGTAGACCTGTCCGGACACGCTCATCACTCTCAAAGCACTTTTGTTAGATCAAAGTAGGCCTACTTGGACAAAAAGATATGCATGGGAAACCCAACATGCTGTTTCTTATCTGATTTTCAGCAGCAAATGTTCCCTTTTCCCTCAGAAAAGTTCATTTCTGCTGTCAAATGGTTCCCCTCATTACTCTCTAGAGGATTTAGAGCAGACGTAGACTGAGTGTTACAGTATCTGAGCACTCTGCTAATGGTTCTCTACTGTTTAATATGCTCCTACGGGTCGTATTGCCTCAAGAGTGGCCACATTAGTTGCTTATACGGCAGCTCCATGTGAAAAAGTGGCCTTATAGCTCGCAGTGTTGCTGGGGTCTGGATATCCGGAGCAAAGCAATTATCATCATTTTCTCCCagtttgtggtgtgtgtgtgtgtgaagggggttGGGGGTGACAGTGGCGAGGCAATGGTTTAGTTTGTTACCACAGTCATTTGAATTTCCATACAGCAGTTAAGCAGCTTTCTTTACTTTAGAGGGCCGATTTAAGAGTCATTTTGAAATCTCAGCTCTTTAGTTACTGTTAAACATTGGTAGCTTTAAAGAAGTCGCTGTTTGTGGATGATTTAGGATTCAGGATTATAGTGTTGGTTGAGCTTTCTGcttgaaagagagaaacacagggcCTTTGATTTGTCTCTTATCCTCCCTGTGTCCTAATGACAGTGATCAGTGTAGATGCAATTCACGCAACTTTCCCCTCATCTCGGGCCTTGTCTGCTGAATGGcccctgtctgctgctgtcccAGTCACATTGTGAAGACTCATGGGTCGGTGTCgtcacagagacacagggagagagagcttCCTTTTGTGCGTTTTATTTTCACGCAGATTAGATTAACTGTGGAAACTCCAGCCAAGGCGCCTCAAATGTGGTCTCACTTCAGAAGGGCACAGGAAATGTTTCAGGCACGGAGGAggctgaaatgtgtgtgtgtgtgcatgagtgtgtgtctgtgtctgtgtgagatcCGCGATGACTGAGTGACTCCGGCAGCCGTGGAGTTGAGAGCCCCATTGAAAGCAGTGCTCCTCGGTGGTCTGTCTGTTCCCACTGGGGAATCTCTTCAGATTGCAGCTTCTTTACCTaaatgggaaaaaaaggcaACTGCAGCCTCCTTCTCTTCAGACTTTATGCCCCAGAGGCGACAGAGGTCTGATGCAACTGAATGCTATCTGGAGTTTGTGCAGATAATTAATCTTAGCTGGAAAATTAAAAGTGTCAGATCATAGGCACCCCCATCAAATGTAATACAAAAGGCCTCACAGTAATCAAAATGATACTAAACAAagtaataatgtatttttattttagggGCCATGGGTGTTAAATTGATAAAGTCAAATTTGTAGATTTTACCTTCTGGtgttaaaaaactgaaaaacaaagcaatgtCAGTGATCTAATATTAAGTGTTGCTCTTGCaaaaaacatgtggaaacatGTAGATACTTAAACACATTGCCAGCTACCtttctttaaaatacacatacGTAAGATAAAATCAGATCAGAtaagatcagatcagatcagataaaATCAGATAAACTTTATCTGTCCCACCACGGGGAAATGTGCCATATTACAGCAATAAGGgggattttaaaaataagaaacattagTAAGAagcaatagtaataatagtattACATAAGTAATCAATTATATAATGTCACTGTAATATATAGACAGTAAACAGAATGTGTACAGTATAAACAGGATCACACTTATAAGATGTATAAGTAACATGCACAGATAGAAAAAGAGTGTATTGTTAAGTTCAATGTTAAATCCAACCTGAGGGAATTTGTTAAGCAAGGCTGAGTTAATACTGTTTCCGttgtatgaaatgaaaaagggtTTATGTCTCACTATCACTCAGTTTTGATTAAagataaatctaaatatttgaataaatatcCATCATGCTGATACACACATAGTGGCAACCATATACAACGTGCTATTTCAATGTATACAGCAGATAAGGCCTCAGTCATTCCCCCACTGACTAGATCCCTGTTCCCTCTCGTTCTCCAGTGGGCACTGACTAAATATTTCACTTTACGCTGGGCAGCGGGTAAAGTGCCAAACCATCGGCAGCTCCcgctctgagctgcagaggctTACACACAGCTGCACCAGTAAATCCACTGTAGTCCAAGGTGGAGGTGAAAATAAAGCAGAGCCGCTGTCGCCAAATATTTATCTCAGTAAAGATTGAGAGCTGAGCTGGTGTTGGCAGATCCGAGTTACCACAATGCCTCTCTGCTCCCGGTTGTAATGGTCCGAGCTCGGTCCCAGTCTGCCAACTCCAAACATCCTGCCGCTTCCTGCCTGCCACCCCCGACCAACGCTAATACCTTCTGATCTGGGCTCTGTGGCAGGCGTTCAGATATCATCAGGCTGCTCTCTGACTCGGAGCGTCGCAGTAAAACTGGGTGTTGTTTTTGGAACGAGGCGAGCCACGTTTCAAAGCTCTTTCCCCCGTCGTATCAGCATGGAACATTTCAGTGTTTCACGACTGGGACCATGgcactgtctctctgtgtgtgtgtggggggggagtgtgtctctgtgtgtttctggggGGCTTTTCATTGGAGTCTCTACAGGTTCACTGTGTTTCTTGGCTGATTCCGAGACATCAGTGGGTTGTTTAGCTGTTACTTCTCCCCTTTGCAGGAGGTTAGTTGTTAGGACATCTGTTTGCTCTTGTCAGCCCCCGGGGCAGAAAGGGCCAATCTCCCtcaaatgtgtgcatgtttaagATGCCGTTGTTCAGAGCCTGgagaagggtgggggggggttggggttTCATGAAATACTGACCTTCATAGACACACCTGCGGGGCTTGGCGACTTCAAAGGCCCCCTCTCACCCAAACAGACACTCACATGCTGGGCAGCCTTGGTTAACTGACACCCTCGCCTGGGGCTGGAACTGTCTCCTTTATATACCCccctccccttttcttttctgttgtcgCGAAGTAAACACATATACGccgtattcacacacacacacagacacacagttacATAGCCCCATTCACACTGACTCGGAATGAGTGGGAGGGCGGAAGCTCTTTTtacttcttccttcctccttttccGTGTGTTTTCCTTCACCCCGTTTTTGTCTTATTCTTTCCACTGGTCTAAAGCTATCTGATTAAAGCCAGCCACTCCTGTCAGGCACCAGCCCCGCTGCACAAGCCGTTAGGAATGTCTGATCTATCCCTCATGTCGCAACTCAAGCTGGGCTCTCCATTACCCACTTGCAGATAAGCACTAGGAGCACTTTAAAGGGTGAAAACTGAGGCAGATAGAAAGATTCTTAAAAAAACAGTTCACCCGGTTCCCTGCGTCTTTATTTGCACAGGAGTGGGATGTGTGCGATCTCCTTCCCACACATGGTGTGAGCCAGAAAAACCTCCTctcttgttgtctttttttgttcacTGCTGCCTGAAAAGTTGAATATCAATCATGCAACTGCTGTGGAAAGAGCGAGGATCCAGAACACATGATAGTATGTCTTTTGTTccttgaaataaaacacatttctcacaaTGTCATTTATTTACTGCAGGTCAGTCTGGGAGATGCCTGTGCCAGTAACCAGTTTACTGAGTCGGGGCAGTGCTGCAGTCTGTGTCCCGCTGGCTTCGGAGCGGAGGCACAATGTGGGAAAGAGGATACCAAGTGCGCACCGTGCCCAAAAGGTAAGCAATTATGATCTAACGTTACAGCAACAATATCTATGTGTTTCACCTGCCCTTTCGTTATCGCTGTCATCTGTCCAAAACGGCTGGAAAAATGTACTCAGCACTATGTCTGCTGAGAGACTTGCGCTCATTCTGTAATTCGTTTCCCAGGAACATTTTCCTCCTCCGAAGGCCTCggcccctgccttccctgcaGCAAGTGTCCACGCAGCGTCCCGACGGCTGCCTCTTGCTCTGCCGTCGAGGACACGCAATGTGAATGTGACAACGGCTTCTTCTTTTGGAGAGAGCACGGCCTGTGCGCGCCTTGCTCCAAATGCACCCGTGGCGAGGGCGCCGTCCGGCAGTGTGGCCTTCAGGGAGACATCGTGTGCCAGATGTGTGGCCAGGGGATGTATTCTGAGGAGCACATGAGCACCAAATCCTGCCAGGCCTGCACCCAGTGCTCTGACAGCGAGGTGGAGATCCGATCCTGTATGCCCAACTCTGACACACTCTGCATGGGTGAGTTGTGAAGGGGGGTGCAAGTGAGAAAATGTAGATGCTACCAAGTATTACCACTGTTCTGGGTGACATGCTCCTTTATCATGATGCACAAGGGCACGCCACACAGTCCTACATGCAGtacaaatacataatttaatcaaacttttggaaataaagtttgaaaaaagaaagtacaaatatattatttaaattaaaatagtgCTTTGCGttttcagggttagggttaaccctaaccctaaccctaaccccactcTTTAAAGATAACAATCAGTTGAGTGCAAACCGACCCCAAGGCCACTCAGTCttcttatgaaaccacgtttaaattcactagatcaccaaattgcacacagtcaTAGATAAGTCCCCAAAACATGCCAGatttgttgaaaaacatcctgtAATTGCTcccagatccagatccacaccaacatttcatggtttctttcttgacccattccacatccttccaccaagttttgtggtaaacTGTCCTGTAGATTTGTGTAATCTTACTTataaacaaacggacaggggtgaaaacataaccaccttggtgaaggtaataaaacattaaatgctTAACTTTTAGCCGTAAACATTCCATGTGACATATTTCTAATGTTCTGGGGTTGAGTGCCACAGAGAGGGCAAGTAAATCAGAGAGCATTGGAAGACTGATGATCCCGGAGTTTTAATGGGATTTGCCGTCAACGGGAAAAATATAGAATAGCGCCGCCGCCAGCGTTTAAAGATCTAAAGGAGGACAAGGCAGTAAAAGTgaaagataaaaagataaaagaatGAGCTcaaggggagggggggcggggggcagGGAGTGGGAGTGCCTGTGAGCCCACGAGGACATGTGGTTAGCACCTGCATCCACACCTCATCCGAACACTCTGTAACACTTTAAGCCTGGAAACATGAGcggcgagaaaaaaaaaaaagagtgcaCTTATGTGCCGTAGTCCAATTGGTAGGAGCTTGACGGGTCTGTAGGTTACTGACCCCGAGAACCTGAAGCACCAGGGAGGCTGCTGACCCTGACAACTCGACCGCCTGCCCCCAAACGGCTACATTCACTCTCCAGGAGTAAGGTCATATGCACACGCTCTCGGTGCACATGTCATGACCCTTTGAACCCTGGGAGATCAGTACTGTACCTTGTAGTGTTTGATCCCAAAATAGGCCGACCGCAGGAGGGAAGACGAGGCTGGAAACGGGGGCAATGAACGGTTTCAAAACCACAGGGGACCGTTTTGACTGAGGCTATCATTACCTCGAGCAGACGGGCCTCCGTCAACTTATTTCTGGCACTAATTTACGCCGCACAAGTGTGTTTCCGATGTGCATTTGTGCACATGCAATAATCTCTCTTCTTTATTCTTAATAGATAAGAAGCTGCACATTTTATCCCGGCctgctgaggctgatgggaccCGGGAAGCTCCAGAAGAGGACGTGACAGAGGGACAGGAGGCCAGTCCTTCTCCTGGAACACCTAAGTTTACTCCACGGGATGAGGGTAGCAGCAACAACATTCTGGCTTATGTGTCTGTTCTGGCTGCCGTGGTGCTGGGACTGCTCATTTATGTGGCTTATAAATGGTGAGTACTCACCGGGGTTGGGTGGTAGCCCTTAAATGGATGTAATAATGATTTTAAGATTGGCCCTGGGAAGACAAATAGCGTAACTGACACTGTTCTCCTGTGGTCTCCTCAGCTGGAGATCGTGTAAACAGAAGAAGGCTCTCTCTAAGGCCCGTGCAGCTGAGCTGGGATCCTCTCCAGAGGGAGAAAAGCTCCAAAGTGACAGCGGGGTGTTTCTGGACTCTCACAGCCTACAGGACAACCAGCTCAGCAAAGGTGTGTTACACAAAGGCTCTTTCAATCTAAATCAAAGGTTTCTGAGATATCAGAAAGTATTTTTAATAAGGTTATGAAAACTCCTCATGCTTTATTAACTCTGCGTGCTGAAATGCATGACTGTGTTAGTAACtgttaaaagacagaaaagaggatTAAAGGCAATTCAGAGTTTTAACTGAAGtttcaggatttttttcaaGACCTTATTTATATTACTTCTATTGACTTTTGGGTATTGTTATAGGAGATTATATCAGAAAAAGTAAATTTCATTTAATGGCACAGAGAGAACTCTACTGTTTTAAAGGAACCCCGTGATGTATTTGACCACTAGTAGTGCTACTGAGCAGTGTCACCATGAATGGATTGTCTTGCTTCTAATGCAAATTCAGTCAGTTTCAGGCTATTCCCACTGATTGACAGTAACTAGCTAGCGAACGCGATTGTAAATGAAGCAGGTTTCGAAATACTTAAAAATTTGGCGCTGtagtttatttataaaggaGAAAATGCATTCATCATGTTTGTTAGGCCTGTGGGATAGACTCAGTGGGTTTTGGCAAGAAACAATGGatgtaaacatacatttttgtttgtttacaagaaAACGCCATGGGGCTTCTTTCAGTTCCCAAAGTTTCCCACAAGAGAAATGACAGGGAAACTTTCCAGTTTTACATCCATTACTTGTGGAACTTGGTATTTCttaaaataatcttttattattaataaataaaataataattatgattatgatgCTTATTATTAGTGCTCAGATTCCATCTGGTTAGTTTTGTTTGATAAAActaattttctttttgtttcagcaGGAGCTAAGATTGAAAGCAAGCAGGACACTCGTTCGTACGTCAATCTGCCCCCCAACAGACAGGAAGAAGTGGAGCGCctcctgcaggagggagggggtcGGGGGTGGCGGCAGCTGGGCGCAGCACTGGGCTATGAGCCAGAACAGCTGGACCTGTTTGGGCGCGGAGAGGCCCCCGCTCACACGCTCCTCTCTAACTGGGCCCAGAAAGAAGGCTCCACTCTGGGGCTGCTGTGTTCGGCGCTGGTCCGCATCGAGAGGCCCGATGTGGTAACAGGCCTCACCTGTCCCGCGCAGGGCGTCTCTGTGGTCTGACCACGTTTCAGCCACAGACGTGGGACAGTCACAGACTCGAGTGAAGAACTCTGACTGAAATGACAAGGGAGGCACTCTTTGACATCAACACACTGCCACTGACAGTTGCATCACCTTGTTGGACACTtattattctgtgttttgtttttttacataaaacCAAATGTATTCTAATGACACTTTACCCCAGTTTATGTTGCCGTTTGATTTTTCAAAGGATCCAACTGCATGAAAGGATCTCAATGTATCTGTTACATCACCATTTACATGAATCATGGTCAGGACTCCATGTTGACGtccaaatacaatacaatggTCTACAAGTGGCAGGAAACAGAATACATGTGCTGCATGCgttcttctttattttcaaaaaccaCTGTTAATTTGTTATTTGGACAGAAGTCAGATTTGTCCCCTTCTCCTTGCAAAAAAGAAAGCTTCCCTCCATGTTCTATTGTAAACAAATGCGCTCGGATCATCATGTTTCTAGCCTGGAAAGCCTCGTTTTATGAATCACAACTTCAGCAACCACTTTGGTGTCGCTGTTGATATTTCTCCaaaaa
Above is a genomic segment from Hippoglossus stenolepis isolate QCI-W04-F060 chromosome 8, HSTE1.2, whole genome shotgun sequence containing:
- the nradd gene encoding tumor necrosis factor receptor superfamily member 16 isoform X2, whose amino-acid sequence is MRLFAVCALLLFKVSLGDACASNQFTESGQCCSLCPAGFGAEAQCGKEDTKCAPCPKGTFSSSEGLGPCLPCSKCPRSVPTAASCSAVEDTQCECDNGFFFWREHGLCAPCSKCTRGEGAVRQCGLQGDIVCQMCGQGMYSEEHMSTKSCQACTQCSDSEVEIRSCMPNSDTLCMDKKLHILSRPAEADGTREAPEEDVTEGQEASPSPGTPKFTPRDEGSSNNILAYVSVLAAVVLGLLIYVAYKCWRSCKQKKALSKARAAELGSSPEGEKLQSDSGVFLDSHSLQDNQLSKGAKIESKQDTRSYVNLPPNRQEEVERLLQEGGGRGWRQLGAALGYEPEQLDLFGRGEAPAHTLLSNWAQKEGSTLGLLCSALVRIERPDVVTGLTCPAQGVSVV
- the nradd gene encoding tumor necrosis factor receptor superfamily member 16 isoform X1, translating into MRLFAVCALLLFKVSLGDACASNQFTESGQCCSLCPAGFGAEAQCGKEDTKCAPCPKGTFSSSEGLGPCLPCSKCPRSVPTAASCSAVEDTQCECDNGFFFWREHGLCAPCSKCTRGEGAVRQCGLQGDIVCQMCGQGMYSEEHMSTKSCQACTQCSDSEVEIRSCMPNSDTLCMDKKLHILSRPAEADGTREAPEEDVTEGQEASPSPGTPKFTPRDEGSSNNILAYVSVLAAVVLGLLIYVAYKCWRSCKQKKALSKARAAELGSSPEGEKLQSDSGVFLDSHSLQDNQLSKAGAKIESKQDTRSYVNLPPNRQEEVERLLQEGGGRGWRQLGAALGYEPEQLDLFGRGEAPAHTLLSNWAQKEGSTLGLLCSALVRIERPDVVTGLTCPAQGVSVV